The Spirosoma foliorum genome has a window encoding:
- a CDS encoding aminopeptidase, which translates to MLKKIGLVIVGVLVILIVWQWELVSYGWMQAKGQLHILWNTQPVADVLANPAYPDSLKKKIELIREIKRFALDSLGLDQSGSYESFYDQQGKPILWVVTAAQPYQLIARQWHFPILGTFSYKGFFEKDRADSTVADLKREGLDTRTGEVSAWSTLGFLDDPILSSFLDRPEGSLAELIIHELTHGTLFVKNSLEYNENLADFVGEYGALRFLAQKYGKTSVQYQNYLATKAFYERYDEHILRGTRMLDSLYKSFKPATPVVVKDSLKWKTIRQIVDSSDTLTDQRSKASTRSVKKRQPAKLNLPNNAYFIGYLTYRKQQNRFRQEFEKQFGGDFKKYLTYLKQTYPSL; encoded by the coding sequence ATGCTCAAAAAAATTGGTCTTGTCATTGTAGGGGTTTTGGTTATTTTGATTGTCTGGCAGTGGGAGCTAGTTAGTTACGGCTGGATGCAGGCAAAGGGCCAGTTGCATATTCTATGGAATACCCAACCCGTTGCCGATGTATTGGCCAACCCAGCGTACCCAGATTCGTTGAAAAAGAAAATAGAACTTATCCGTGAAATCAAGCGTTTTGCCTTAGACTCGCTTGGTTTGGATCAATCAGGAAGTTACGAATCGTTTTACGATCAGCAGGGAAAGCCTATTTTATGGGTGGTAACGGCAGCTCAACCGTACCAACTCATTGCCAGACAATGGCACTTTCCAATTCTCGGTACGTTTTCGTACAAAGGATTTTTTGAAAAAGACCGAGCCGATTCGACAGTAGCAGACTTGAAACGGGAAGGATTGGATACGCGTACTGGTGAAGTATCGGCCTGGTCGACATTAGGATTTTTAGATGACCCGATTCTGTCCAGCTTTCTGGACAGGCCGGAAGGTAGTCTGGCCGAGTTGATTATTCATGAACTCACGCATGGCACGTTGTTTGTGAAAAACAGCCTGGAGTATAACGAAAATCTGGCCGACTTTGTCGGCGAATACGGCGCTTTGCGCTTCCTGGCGCAGAAGTATGGCAAGACATCGGTTCAGTATCAGAACTATCTGGCTACTAAAGCGTTTTATGAACGTTATGATGAACACATTTTGCGCGGAACCCGAATGCTCGATAGTTTGTATAAGTCGTTTAAACCGGCAACGCCTGTCGTAGTCAAAGATTCATTGAAGTGGAAAACTATTCGTCAAATTGTTGATTCATCAGATACATTAACCGATCAGCGAAGCAAAGCAAGTACACGTTCAGTAAAAAAACGGCAACCTGCAAAACTGAACCTACCCAATAATGCGTATTTTATTGGGTACCTGACTTACCGGAAACAACAGAATCGTTTTCGGCAGGAGTTTGAGAAACAGTTTGGCGGAGATTTCAAAAAATATCTAACATACCTTAAACAGACCTATCCATCGTTGTAA
- a CDS encoding DUF3108 domain-containing protein, translating to MKKLLIGIGILSVLSTGFMAMNTYRRVVNNSFGPGEHIEYRVHYGFINAAEAVVDVSPTLYKVNDRPCYRVNVDGRTVGAFDLVTRVRDTWRSYIDTSAILPQKFYTNLQENKYRKEENITFNHEANTVKAEERTEKDVFKVPDNVHDLISGYYFLRTIDFNKLSSGQIIEVPAFYDDTIYNMKVRYRGKDVIKAKGGKINVIKLNPVLPPGNAMFKEEESIRIFVSDDANKIPIKVEVDLWIGSMAMDLKQNSGLKQPLKFF from the coding sequence ATGAAGAAGTTATTGATTGGCATCGGTATTTTATCTGTTCTTAGCACGGGTTTTATGGCTATGAACACCTATCGACGCGTGGTTAACAACAGTTTCGGACCAGGTGAACACATTGAATATCGGGTTCACTATGGCTTTATAAATGCGGCCGAAGCAGTCGTAGATGTTAGTCCAACGTTATATAAAGTAAACGACCGCCCTTGCTATCGAGTCAATGTGGATGGCCGTACCGTGGGGGCCTTTGATCTCGTAACTCGCGTTCGCGACACCTGGCGCTCATACATCGACACATCGGCCATTCTTCCCCAAAAGTTTTATACGAACCTTCAGGAAAATAAATATCGGAAGGAAGAAAACATCACGTTCAATCACGAAGCGAATACGGTTAAAGCCGAAGAACGCACGGAGAAAGATGTGTTTAAAGTGCCCGATAACGTTCATGATCTTATCAGCGGCTATTACTTCCTACGAACGATCGATTTTAACAAACTTAGTAGCGGCCAAATAATCGAAGTGCCTGCCTTCTACGACGATACCATCTATAATATGAAGGTTCGGTATCGGGGTAAGGATGTTATTAAGGCAAAAGGTGGTAAGATCAACGTGATCAAGCTGAACCCCGTGTTACCACCGGGCAATGCCATGTTTAAGGAAGAAGAATCGATCCGGATTTTCGTTTCGGATGATGCGAATAAAATTCCAATTAAGGTTGAAGTCGATTTATGGATCGGCTCGATGGCTATGGATTTAAAACAGAACTCGGGCCTGAAACAGCCGCTGAAGTTTTTTTAA
- a CDS encoding GNAT family N-acetyltransferase yields MTKTLKIIPRHQLNATAWDACVAASPQRILYGYSWYLDAVLLSPDWKWVGLVSIDEAGRYRAVMPVPLRRKRVAGIVSQWVVHQPFFCQFLDVFSLDESVDSTPFFQLMIETFRYGSVYCTRQQFDKQPNSTSIRKLTTHTLNLSSGYSAIYQNYSPNRKANHRRAQREFRDNPNWEMLDSIDPEPLITLFRENHAGTIDGSVADWAYDMFSMLLRELTKRGLATLRYALHNGQIEAGALFVQEGNRIIYLFNAASEIGRKANVRTLLIDQLIQEKAGETFVLDFESPTKSSIRDFYQSFGAIEEPFWTMRWNRLTALERGLLRLKKRF; encoded by the coding sequence ATGACAAAAACGCTGAAAATCATTCCCCGCCACCAACTTAACGCTACGGCCTGGGATGCCTGTGTGGCCGCTTCTCCCCAGCGAATTTTATATGGCTATTCCTGGTATCTGGATGCCGTGTTACTATCTCCCGACTGGAAATGGGTTGGCCTTGTTTCGATAGATGAAGCTGGGCGTTACCGGGCCGTTATGCCTGTTCCATTGCGCCGGAAGCGTGTAGCCGGAATTGTTTCCCAATGGGTCGTCCATCAGCCATTCTTCTGCCAGTTTCTGGACGTTTTCAGTCTTGATGAATCCGTTGACTCAACCCCGTTTTTTCAATTGATGATTGAGACGTTTCGGTATGGCTCCGTTTACTGTACGCGCCAGCAATTCGATAAGCAACCCAATTCTACTTCTATTCGGAAGCTCACTACCCATACGCTCAACCTATCTTCTGGTTACTCGGCAATCTATCAAAACTACTCGCCCAACCGAAAAGCAAACCACCGTCGGGCGCAGCGTGAGTTTAGGGATAATCCAAACTGGGAAATGCTGGATTCGATAGACCCAGAACCACTCATAACCTTATTTCGAGAAAATCACGCGGGTACCATCGACGGAAGCGTGGCCGACTGGGCTTATGACATGTTTAGTATGCTCCTACGTGAATTGACTAAGCGCGGTTTAGCTACTTTACGTTATGCCCTGCATAATGGGCAGATTGAAGCTGGAGCCTTGTTTGTGCAGGAGGGCAATCGAATTATATACCTGTTCAATGCGGCTTCTGAGATTGGACGAAAAGCAAACGTCCGCACATTGTTGATCGATCAATTGATTCAGGAAAAAGCTGGTGAAACCTTCGTACTGGACTTTGAAAGCCCTACTAAATCATCAATTCGGGATTTCTATCAGAGTTTTGGTGCCATTGAAGAACCGTTCTGGACAATGCGCTGGAACCGGCTGACAGCTCTTGAGCGGGGACTTCTGAGGCTCAAAAAACGATTTTGA
- the dnaA gene encoding chromosomal replication initiator protein DnaA, translating to MQREITTVWNRCLAVIRDIVPEQSFNTWFEPIVPLRLNGHVLTIQVPSEFFYEWLEENFVHALRKALDTAIGPNGQLEYSIIVDKGNEQNRPLTVNIPTTKSTQTSKPDNVNPDLIKSPFVFKDLDSLTLDSYLNPTYTFDNYVEGDCNRLARSAGYAVAERPGVTSFNPLMIYGGVGLGKTHLVQAIGNYIKNNNQNKFVLYVTSEKFTNQFLNAVRSDGIRDFTSFYMQVDVLVIDDVQFLQKKEKTQEIFFHIFNHLHQSGKQIIMTSDRAPRALDGLEDRLLSRFKWGLSADLQTPDLETRIAIIQKKLQAEGIYIENTVIEYLAHSVNTNVRELEGVIVSLMAQASLNRRDIDLELAKQTLRNIVVDSDREVTIDSVQEAVADYFNVTIADLKAKSRKRELVHPRQIAMYLAKEKTDLSLKSIGYHFGGRDHSTVIHAVQTISDLVAKHAETRHAIEKLKAQFK from the coding sequence ATGCAGCGTGAAATAACGACGGTGTGGAATCGCTGTCTGGCTGTTATTCGGGATATTGTACCCGAGCAAAGCTTCAATACTTGGTTTGAACCCATTGTGCCTCTGCGGCTTAATGGGCATGTATTGACGATACAGGTACCCAGCGAGTTTTTTTACGAATGGCTTGAGGAGAACTTTGTGCACGCCCTGCGTAAAGCGCTTGACACGGCCATTGGACCTAACGGGCAGCTAGAATATTCGATTATCGTCGATAAGGGCAACGAACAAAACCGCCCGCTTACGGTAAACATACCAACAACGAAGTCGACACAAACGTCAAAACCTGATAATGTTAATCCTGATCTGATCAAAAGTCCGTTTGTTTTTAAAGATCTTGATTCATTAACGCTCGACTCCTACCTGAATCCGACCTATACGTTCGATAATTATGTGGAAGGCGATTGCAATCGGCTGGCGCGTTCGGCCGGTTATGCAGTTGCGGAACGACCAGGGGTTACTTCCTTCAATCCACTGATGATCTATGGGGGTGTTGGTTTGGGCAAAACGCACCTGGTGCAGGCAATTGGTAACTACATCAAGAATAACAACCAGAATAAGTTTGTTCTGTATGTTACTTCCGAGAAATTTACCAACCAGTTTCTGAATGCCGTTCGGAGTGACGGTATTCGGGATTTTACCTCGTTTTACATGCAGGTAGATGTGCTGGTGATCGACGATGTACAGTTTTTACAGAAAAAGGAAAAAACGCAGGAGATTTTCTTCCATATTTTTAACCACCTCCATCAGTCGGGCAAGCAAATCATTATGACTTCCGACCGCGCCCCGCGGGCACTGGACGGATTGGAAGACCGCTTACTGTCCCGTTTCAAATGGGGGCTTTCGGCCGATTTACAAACGCCCGATCTGGAAACGCGGATTGCCATTATTCAGAAGAAACTCCAGGCCGAAGGCATTTATATCGAGAACACGGTAATTGAGTACCTCGCTCATAGCGTCAACACAAACGTGCGCGAGCTGGAAGGCGTTATTGTCTCGCTGATGGCACAGGCGTCGCTGAACCGGCGCGACATCGACCTTGAATTGGCTAAACAAACCCTCCGCAATATCGTGGTCGACTCGGACCGGGAGGTTACCATCGATTCGGTACAGGAAGCCGTTGCCGATTATTTCAACGTGACCATTGCCGATCTGAAAGCCAAAAGCCGGAAGCGCGAACTGGTACACCCGCGGCAAATTGCGATGTATCTGGCCAAAGAGAAAACCGATCTATCGCTCAAATCCATTGGCTATCATTTTGGCGGCCGTGACCATAGCACGGTTATTCATGCGGTGCAAACCATCAGCGATCTTGTGGCCAAGCACGCCGAAACGCGCCACGCAATTGAAAAACTGAAAGCTCAGTTTAAATAG
- a CDS encoding methylmalonyl-CoA mutase family protein has protein sequence MDSLFSSLFPPADQSAWLKQVQKELKDEGAYESLRWHTAEGFIQEPYYTSDALTHLPLASIQETQKQVPGWLNAPERLISNEKADNTVLCDDLNRGADSLVLALSKKPDFAQLLKGIKLSETPVFFRLNATTIDLNTIELVNALKMIAPYQLKGGLLIDTNDATAEVTRLTADSPQFRTICASSHAFHNAGATATQELAFTLASLADSYDRLTDAGLTIDQLVPKTILSVSVGTSYFQEIAKLRALRVLYSRFVSHYSLSISHYQLFIHAQTSTFFNSTATPYTNLLRGTTEAMAAVMGGCDALTVHPYNTVLAQSDNQEFTERIARNVSLLLKDESYLAKVADPSAGSYYIETMTHQLAEAAWTLFLDVEKQGGFAKAFAAGFIASEIDQSYQAKVDAVRGGKVLVGVTKFRFDEPGTQATTTLESVTANSSTGSLPDRRLAQAFE, from the coding sequence ATGGACTCTCTTTTTTCATCGTTATTTCCTCCTGCCGATCAATCTGCCTGGCTGAAACAAGTTCAGAAAGAGCTGAAAGATGAGGGGGCTTATGAGAGTCTTCGCTGGCACACAGCCGAAGGGTTTATCCAGGAACCTTACTACACTAGTGACGCACTTACCCATCTGCCATTAGCCTCGATTCAGGAAACGCAGAAGCAGGTTCCGGGCTGGCTCAATGCACCCGAACGATTGATTTCGAATGAAAAAGCTGATAATACAGTTCTCTGCGACGACCTTAATCGTGGAGCAGACTCGCTCGTTCTTGCGCTGTCTAAAAAACCAGATTTTGCCCAACTTCTCAAGGGAATAAAACTAAGCGAAACGCCCGTCTTTTTCCGTCTTAATGCCACTACAATAGATCTTAATACCATTGAGCTAGTAAATGCCTTGAAAATGATCGCTCCTTATCAACTAAAAGGAGGTTTACTGATAGACACTAACGATGCCACGGCCGAGGTAACTCGCCTGACCGCCGACTCACCCCAATTTCGAACAATCTGTGCCAGTAGCCATGCCTTTCACAATGCTGGCGCTACTGCTACTCAGGAGTTAGCCTTTACACTGGCTTCGCTGGCTGACAGTTATGATCGACTGACAGATGCTGGGTTGACGATCGATCAACTTGTCCCTAAAACAATCCTCTCCGTTTCTGTCGGCACGAGCTATTTCCAGGAAATCGCCAAACTCCGTGCACTACGAGTACTTTACAGTCGCTTTGTCAGTCATTATTCATTATCCATTAGTCATTATCAATTATTCATCCACGCCCAAACATCCACCTTCTTCAATTCGACAGCCACCCCTTATACCAATTTACTGCGAGGTACTACCGAAGCAATGGCCGCTGTTATGGGCGGTTGCGATGCATTGACAGTGCATCCCTACAATACCGTTTTAGCGCAATCGGATAACCAGGAGTTTACCGAGCGAATTGCCCGCAACGTGTCGCTGCTACTAAAAGACGAGAGTTACTTGGCAAAGGTTGCCGATCCATCAGCTGGATCGTATTACATCGAAACGATGACCCATCAATTAGCTGAAGCAGCCTGGACCCTGTTTCTAGACGTCGAAAAACAGGGCGGCTTTGCGAAGGCATTTGCGGCTGGGTTTATTGCCAGCGAAATCGATCAATCGTATCAGGCAAAAGTCGATGCGGTTCGTGGTGGAAAGGTGCTGGTTGGCGTTACAAAGTTCCGGTTTGATGAGCCAGGTACCCAAGCCACTACAACTTTAGAAAGCGTCACTGCCAACTCAAGTACAGGTTCATTACCCGACCGGCGCCTGGCCCAAGCGTTTGAATAA